From the genome of Thermodesulfobacteriota bacterium:
GCCTTCTTCAATGACTTTTGATATTTGCCAAGAACGATAAGAAAAAGCCTGACTAACGAAGCCGATAACTAAGGCGAGTGCGGTGAAAAAGAGGATTTTTCGAGTTTTAATATTTACTTCTATCAATTTTAATTCAAAAAACTAGAAATTTGGGGGACCTGGAATAATAAATTACGCCAAGGTTTATACCTGATTAACTGATCTGTCTCAAGTCTTCGATATCTGGGAACTTGTCTGTTTTAAGAAAATACCTTAACGATTAACTGCATCTTTATACGTGCATTATCAAGAGGAGTAATATAATTCAGTTACTGTTGAGTAAATACTTGCAAGAGATCGATTCAAAAACACCTTGCAGATGAAATAAGTTCGGATACTTTTTCGGAGTAGTATAAATGCTTTTTATTTCTTTTCATGGCGGGCTCGATGTTCTTGTATTTACCGCTGGTATCGGTGAGAATTCTTCTGTCATTAAAGCGAGAGTCTGTGTGGATGCAGAGTGGCTGGGAGTATGGATTAACGAGGCTGCTAACCTGAGGGGCGAACCGAGAACTAGCCTGGATGACCGTGCTGTATCAGTCTGGGCGATTCCGACCAACGAGGAGCCGATGATTGCCCCCGGCACCTACAGCCTGGTAATTCGTTGAGTCAGTGTCTTCTGAATGTCCCTTGGACCAAATGAAAATGGAGTCATTTTGCTATTAAATGAAAGCGGCTGAAAAAGATTTAGAAACAAAAGCTATGCTAATACAAAAATCCAGGTCCTCGCCTGAAATTGGTTGCCAGAGGAAGAGATATTATTGTAACTGGCTTAAATCGATTCTTAATTTGGATTGGATGATTAATATAACCGAACTTGATAAAGAGGAGGGTAAGTTATGACGCTTAAAAGAAAAAAAGAGATATATCCTTCGGCGTTAGAAGATGCTCAGGCCGCTGAATTATTTATCACAACGCCACAGACCCGTTCACCTTCTTACCGATTAGCTTATCGGGACACTGACTTCCTGCTTAGAGACGAACTCAGACCTGTCCGTCTTCAACTTGAACTGCTGAAGCCGGAGCTTGTGATGAAGGAGCACAATATCGAGAATACCATTATTATCTTTGGAAGCACCAGGATTTCGGATCCAGAGGTCGCAGAGAAGCAACTGGCAGATGCAGAGGCCATGGCTCTTAAAAATCCAACGGATGAGGCGCTTGCACGGAAGGCGACGATAATACGCGGCATTGCCGTAAACTCGAAGTATTATGAGGAGGCGCGCAGGCTCTCGTACCTGATTTCACAGGCCGGGAAATCTGATGATCTTAATTTCGTGGTCATTACCGGTGGAGGTCCAGGAATAATGGAGGCGGCTAACCGCGGTGCCTGTGATGCGGGCACTGAAAGCATCGCCCTCAATATAGTCCTTCCCTTTGAGCAGGTACCCAATGAATACATCACACCTGATCTCTGTTTTCAATTTCACTATTT
Proteins encoded in this window:
- a CDS encoding TIGR00730 family Rossman fold protein, with amino-acid sequence MTLKRKKEIYPSALEDAQAAELFITTPQTRSPSYRLAYRDTDFLLRDELRPVRLQLELLKPELVMKEHNIENTIIIFGSTRISDPEVAEKQLADAEAMALKNPTDEALARKATIIRGIAVNSKYYEEARRLSYLISQAGKSDDLNFVVITGGGPGIMEAANRGACDAGTESIALNIVLPFEQVPNEYITPDLCFQFHYFAIRKMHFLIRARALVAFPGGFGTLDELFETLTLIQTKKIKPIPILIFGREFWDRIVRFDVMVEEGVISPEDLDLFQYVETAEEACEIILRNYKEGR